From one Amia ocellicauda isolate fAmiCal2 chromosome 17, fAmiCal2.hap1, whole genome shotgun sequence genomic stretch:
- the marf1 gene encoding meiosis regulator and mRNA stability factor 1 isoform X1 has protein sequence MMEGMGKESSFCSSRPFQWLNHTENEAPSRLWKLSDCFSSFEQTAPCTEKQKDYMENRKPVLELKDVPPPPHHAGPKPFPAAPLPNPPPCFQPQTHEHAQKPGQTDVPNVSMCPCCEGNLQIHHGGAAQPSRGFGGDGSSSGGGGVSLHIPKSLEAPNGTITCQVGSALHPPLPALANSYSQLHRVGGCELQLSSVAASQPLGSHQHLPCCAGLLRQLHPFPTMATAFSQSKLLSTGSSASAPLHGGCLASSGYYPFGVDFSPGARGDQRYTQRVDLSAAPHLYTNSMHLNVDHRVCLKGTHFCRECLRKPARAVVPETAKVWPNIPPPSTQSAPVPIPMCNGCGVSGSTADGMLLLGTSLGKSGQKYGSPESDNLPPIGVFWDIENCSVPSGRSAVAVVQRIRDRFFTGHREAEFMCVCDISKENKEVIQELNNCQVTVAHINATAKNAADDKLRQSLRRFADTHTAPATVVLVSTDVNFASELSDLRHRHGFQVVLVHKNQASEALLQHAHRHVAFEEFVSDLPPRMPIKTQPSFTLLYVYNLPTNRDGKSISNRLRRLSDNCGGKVLSISAGGAVLRFSSQDAAERARKRMENEDVFGNRITVSFSARAREGTVGDMTKLPPASSFLPPSTSSSSSSSFSSIPSSLAMEKPRSPKRTGRTLRLCQSSREPASEQPCSPRKRVYAVNGSAVKNVQVKSLQELCKMEAKPKMSYQLEKKTRNDTPSPPSNGETTYVPTTSCKSASMGESSFRGRRKECVTPRSGTDSPVEKTERSLGEFQVSTPSAFSKLSLQRALSPLVLSQGSWSSRSGSPCLSNRSSPLTAPTRSPCPDAPPDPFSNGADIQVANVDYRMSRKELQQILHDTFSKHGQVKSVELSPHTDYQLRATVQMGTLQQAITAVSGLHRYKVGGKRIHVSLVTGTNNKSLTLLSTEIVSILQDAPACCLPLFKFTEIYEKKFGHKLAVCDLYKLTDVVSVRDQANSKMLCLLHSSQTRQSPLGSSQSQEGSSSCSPVVFEELEYHEPVCKRHYTNPNFSESDFDPDSYKIPFVMLSLKVFAAQVHSLLQTHEGMVPLLSFPECYASEFSPLELSEEGEAKGAIPLEHLITCIPGINVVTAQNGIKVIKWIHNNPPPPNAADPWVQRCKSPVGNPQLIQFSREVIDLMKNQPCCLMPISKFIPSYHHHFAKQCRVSDYGYSKLLELLEAVPHVLQILGMGSKRLLTLTHRAQVKRFTQDLLKLLKFQVSKLVVIREFMQAYHWCFSRDWDVTEYGVCELMDLLAEIPDTTICVTQQEEDLVISIPKRERTPEEIERTKQFAKEVVDLMRHQPHFRMVFNKFIPSYHHHFGRQCKLTYYGFTKLIELFEAIPDVLLVLECGEEKILTLTEVEKVKALAAQFVKLLRYQKDNSLPVNELLTEYSKYFGYGLKLQDFDVSSVPALLQKLCHVVKVVDTLAGREVQLINRKSLRSLTTQLLVLLMSLPDTEDSLGVEELSKQYEATHSAPLNPCEYGFVSLGELLKSLPYLVELFESEDSEGEDRVRLTRLYQFARSVRALLHTYHYQQIFLTEFPSTFSKYTGVVLQPRSYGYSTVDELLGAIPQVVWIKGHGHKKIIVLKNDMKVRASPLPPPAESPQPDSESQYGTEERDRISTDGTQAGAHSPGSSTSEAELLCLSSGSPVDLLCGPVPSCLPSPQLRPDPVTLEHADLIQFEEQPLQDTEHNETKAAAAAAGSADPRNVSDPTEPSSPPGPKDFSCPPVRAAQPSPVEVSNSRHKLPQAPRVTTSLTDSPNKRASRNKVKLAANFSCSPVTRL, from the exons ATGATGGAAGGTATGGGAAAGGAGAGCTCCTTTTGTAGTTCTAGACCCTTCCAATGGCTCAACCACACAGAGAATGAAGCCCCCTCCAGGCTTTGGAAACTCTCCGACTGCTTTTCTTCTTTTGAACAGACCGCCCCTTGCACAGAGAAACAG AAAGATTACATGGAAAACAGAAAGCCCGTGTTGGAGCTGAAGGAtgtccctccccctccacacCATGCTGGCCCAAAGCCCTTTCCCGCTGCGCCCCTTCCCAACCCCCCTCCATGCTTCCAACCACAAACGCACGAGCACGCCCAGAAGCCGGGACAGACGGATGTCCCCAATGTAAGCATGTGCCCATGCTGTGAGGGGAACCTGCAGATCCATCACGGCGGTGCAGCTCAGCCCAGCAGAGGTTTCGGGGGTGATGGgagtagtagtggtggtggtggcgtTTCTTTACACATCCCCAAGTCCCTGGAGGCCCCAAACGGCACAATCACCTGCCAGGTGGGCTCTGCCCTTCACCCTCCCCTCCCCGCCCTGGCCAACTCCTACTCTCAGCTCCACAGGGTGGGCGGCTGCGAGCTCCAGCTCTCGTCTGTGGCCGCCTCTCAGCCGCTGGGGTCTCACCAACACTTGCCGTGTTGTGCCGGACTCCTCAGGCAGCTCCATCCTTTCCCTACCATGGCCACTGCCTTTAGCCAGTCCAAACTCCTCTCCACTGGCTCCTCGGCCTCTGCCCCTCTACATGGTGGGTGCCTGGCTTCGTCCGGGTACTACCCCTTCGGAGTGGACTTCAGCCCTGGAGCCAGAGGAGATCAGCGCTACACACAGCGGGTCGATCTCTCTGCTGCACCCCACCTTTACACCAATTCTATGCACCTGAATGTAGACCACAGGGTTTGTCTCAAGGGCACTCACTTCTGCAGGGAATGTTTGAGAAAG CCTGCCAGAGCTGTTGTCCCAGAAACGGCAAAAGTCTGGCCCAATATCCCCCCACCGTCAACCCAGTCTGCTCCTGTGCCCATCCCAATGTGCAACGGCTGTGGGGTGTCTGGAAGTACTGCGGATGGCATGTTGCTACTGGGAACTAGCCTGGGCAAATCGGGCCAGAAATATG GCTCACCTGAAAGCGACAATCTGCCCCCCATCGGAGTGTTCTGGGACATCGAGAACTGTTCCGTTCCCAGTGGGCGTTCTGCGGTTGCCGTGGTGCAGAGGATCCGTGACCGCTTCTTCACGGGGCACCGCGAGGCCGAGTTCATGTGCGTGTGTGACATCAGCAAAGAAAACAAGGAGGTCATCCAGGAACTCAACAACTGCCAG GTGACCGTTGCCCACATCAACGCCACAGCCAAGAACGCCGCGGACGACAAGCTGAGGCAGAGCCTGCGGCGCTTCGCTGACACGCACACGGCCCCAGCCACCGTCGTGCTGGTCTCGA CTGATGTGAACTTTGCCAGTGAGCTCAGTGATCTGCGCCACCGACACGGCTTCCAGGTCGTCCTCGTGCACAAGAATCAAGCCTCGGAGGCTCTGCTGCAACACGCACACCGTCACGTGGCCTTCGAGGAGTTCGTCTCCGACCTGCCGCCCAGAATGCCAATAAAAACGCAG CCCTCTTTCACCCTGCTATATGTCTACAACCTCCCAACCAACCGGGATGGCAAGAGCATCAGCAACAGGCTGCGGCGCCTCTCGGATAACTGTGGCGGCAAGGTGCTGAGCATCTCCGCGGGTGGCGCCGTGCTGCGCTTCAGCAGCCAGGACGCAGCAGAGCGGGCCCGCAAGCGCATGGAGAACGAGGACGTCTTTGGCAACAGAATCACCGTGTCTTTCTCCGCCCGGGCCAGAGAGGGGACGGTGGGGGACATGACTAAGCTTCCTCCCGCCTCCTCCTTCCTCCCCCCTTCCACCTcttcctcgtcctcgtcctcaTTTTCCTCCATCCCCTCCTCTCTGGCCATGGAGAAACCTCGGTCCCCTAAGCGCACCGGACGCACTCTGCGGCTGTGCCAGAGCAGCCGAGAGCCGGCCTCTGAGCAGCCTTGCAGTCCCAGGAAGCGGGTCTATGCTGTCAACGGCTCTGCAGTGAAGAATGTTCAGGTCAAAAGCCTGCAG GAACTCTGCAAGATGGAAGCAAAACCTAAGATGAGTTACCAGCTCGAAAAGAAAACCCGGAATGATACCCCTTCCCCTCCGAGTAATGGGGAGACGACTTATGTTCCCACAACATCCTGTAAGAGTGCCAGTATGGGGGAGTCTTCATTCCGGGGCAGGAG GAAAGAGTGTGTGACTCCCCGTAGTGGGACAGACTCACCCGTAGAGAAGACGGAGAGGTCGCTTGGGGAGTTCCAGGTCAGCACCCCCTCGGCCTTCAGCAAGCTGTCCCTGCAGAGAGCCCTGAGCCCCCTGGTACTCTCCCAGGGCTCTTGGTCCTCACG GAGTGGTTCCCCCTGCCTGTCCAACCGCTCCTCCCCCCTGACGGCACCAACCCGCAGCCCCTGTCCAGACGCCCCCCCGGACCCCTTCTCTAATGGTGCGGACATTCAGGTGGCCAATGTGGATTATAGGATGTCCCGAAAGGAGCTGCAGCAGATCCTGCACGACACTTTCTCCAAACATGGCCAG GTTAAAAGTGTGGAGCTGAGCCCCCACACCGACTACCAGCTCCGTGCCACCGTGCAGATGGGCACCCTGCAGCAGGCGATCACCGCGGTCAGTGGGCTGCACCGCTACAAGGTTGGCGGCAAGCGCATCCACGTCTCCCTGGTGACTGGCACCAACAACAAGTCCCTCACCCTGCTCAG CACAGAAATAGTCAGTATTCTTCAGGATGCTCCCGCCTGCTGCCTGCCTTTGTTCAAGTTCACAGAAATCTATGAGAAAAA GTTTGGTCACAAGCTGGCTGTGTGCGACCTGTACAAGCTGACGGACGTGGTGTCGGTGCGTGACCAGGCCAACAGCAAGATGTTGTGCCTGCTCCACAGCAGCCAGACCCGGCAGAGTCCCCTGGGCTCCTCGCAGTCTCAGGAAGGCTCGTCCAGCTGCAGCCCAGTGGTGTTTGAAGAGTTGGAATATCATGAGCCCGTCTGCAAACGCCACTACACCAACCCCAACTTCAG CGAGTCTGACTTTGACCCGGACTCCTATAAGATCCCATTCGTGATGCTGTCTCTGAAGGTGTTCGCGGCCCAGGTGCACAGTCTGCTGCAAACCCACGAGGGCATGGTGCCTCTTCTCAG TTTCCCAGAGTGCTATGCCTCAGAGTTCAGCCCGTTGGAGCTTTCAGAGGAGGGGGAGGCCAAGGGTGCGATCCCACTGGAGCACCTAATCACCTGCATCCCAGGGATCAACGTTGTGACTGCGCAAAACGGCATCAAGGTCATCAAGTGGATCCACAACAACCCACCCCCGCCCAATGCAG CAGACCCCTGGGTGCAGCGCTGCAAGAGCCCTGTTGGGAACCCACAGCTGATCCAGTTCAGCCGGGAGGTGATTGACCTGATGAAGAACCAGCCCTGCTGCCTAATGCCCATCAGCAAGTTCATCCCATCCTACCACCACCACTTTGCCAAGCAGTGCCGTGTCTCAGACTACGGGTACTCCAAGCTCCTGGAGCTGCTGGAGGCTGTGCCCCATGTGCTGCAG ATCCTGGGCATGGGCTCCAAGCGCCTCCTCACCCTGACCCACCGGGCTCAAGTGAAGCGCTTCACCCAGGACCTCCTCAAGCTGCTCAAGTTCCAGGTCAGCAAGCTGGTTGTCATCCGGGAATTCATGCAGGCCTACCACTG gtgtTTCTCCAGGGACTGGGACGTGACCGAGTACGGTGTATGTGAGCTGATGGATTTGCTGGCAGAAATCCCAGACACTACAATCTGTGTCACTCAGCAAGAGGAAGACCTGGTCATCTCCATTCCCAAAAGAG AGCGCACCCCTGAGGAGATCGAGAGGACCAAGCAGTTTGCCAAGGAGGTCGTGGATCTTATGCGCCACCAGCCCCACTTCCGCATGGTCTTCAACAAGTTCATCCCTTCCTATCACCACCACTTTGGCCGGCAGTGCAAGCTCACCTACTACGGCTTCACCAAGCTGATCGAGCTCTTTGAGGCTATTCCTGATGTCCTGCTG GTGCTGGAGTGCGGGGAGGAGAAGATACTGACTCTGACCGAGGTGGAGAAGGTGAAAGCACTGGCTGCCCAGTTTGTGAAGCTGCTGCGATACCAGAAGGACAACAGCCTGCCCGTGAATGAGCTGCTGACCGAGTACAGCAAGTACTTCGGCTACGGCCTGAAGCTGCAGGACTTCGACGTCAGCTCGGTGCCAGCTCTGCTGCAGAAACTGTGCCATGTGGTCAAG GTTGTGGACACTCTGGCCGGCCGGGAGGTGCAGCTGATCAACAGGAAGTCCCTGCGCTCCCTCACCACCCAGCTGTTGGTCCTGCTCATGTCACTGCCGGACACGGAGGATTCCCTGGGTGTCGAGGAGCTGAGCAAGCAGTACGAGGCCACACACAGTGCCCCCCTCAACCCCTGCGAGTACGGCTTCGTGTCCCTCGGCGAGCTGCTCAAGAGCCTGCCCTACTTGGTGGAG TTGTTCGAGAGTGAGGACTCCGAGGGCGAGGACCGTGTGCGGCTCACACGGCTCTACCAGTTTGCGCGCAGCGTCAGAGCGCTGCTGCATACCTACCACTACCAGCAGATCTTCCTGACCGAATTCCCCAGCACCTTCAGCAAGTACACCGGGGTGGTCCTGCAGCCGCGCTCCTATGGCTACAGCACAGTGGACGAGCTGCTGGGGGCCATCCCTCAG GTAGTCTGGATTAAAGGTCACGGACACAAGAAAATTATTGTTCTCAAGAATGACATGAAAG TGCGAGCCAGCCCCCTCCCGCCCCCTGCAGAGAGCCCGCAGCCTGACAGCGAAAGCCAGTATGGGACAGAAGAGCGCGATAGAATCTCGACAGACGGCACGCAGGCTGGAGCACACAGCCCCG gcTCCAGCACCAGTGAGGCGGAGCTATTGTGTCTGAGTTCAGGGTCCCCCGTCGACCTCCTGTGTGGCCCCGTGCCATCCTGCCTCCCCTCCCCACAGCTCCGCCCTGACCCCGTCACTCTGGAGCACGCTGACCTCATCCAGTTCGAAGAGCAGCCCCTGCAGGATACCG AGCATAACGAGACCAAAGCAGCAGCCGCAGCAGCAGGCTCCGCCGACCCAAGAAACGTCTCTGACCCCACCGAGCCTTCCAGTCCCCCTGGCCCGAAAGACTTCTCCTGCCCTCCAGTCAGGGCAGCCCAGCCATCCCCTGTCGAGGTGTCGAACTCCAGACACAAGCTCCCGCAGGCCCCCCGTGTGACAACCTCCTTGACTGACAGTCCAAACAAGAGGGCGTCTCGCAACAAAGTGAAGCTGGCAGCTAATTTTTCCTGTTCACCAGTAACACGGCTTTAA
- the marf1 gene encoding meiosis regulator and mRNA stability factor 1 isoform X2 — protein sequence MMEGMGKESSFCSSRPFQWLNHTENEAPSRLWKLSDCFSSFEQTAPCTEKQKDYMENRKPVLELKDVPPPPHHAGPKPFPAAPLPNPPPCFQPQTHEHAQKPGQTDVPNVSMCPCCEGNLQIHHGGAAQPSRGFGGDGSSSGGGGVSLHIPKSLEAPNGTITCQVGSALHPPLPALANSYSQLHRVGGCELQLSSVAASQPLGSHQHLPCCAGLLRQLHPFPTMATAFSQSKLLSTGSSASAPLHGGCLASSGYYPFGVDFSPGARGDQRYTQRVDLSAAPHLYTNSMHLNVDHRVCLKGTHFCRECLRKPARAVVPETAKVWPNIPPPSTQSAPVPIPMCNGCGVSGSTADGMLLLGTSLGKSGQKYGSPESDNLPPIGVFWDIENCSVPSGRSAVAVVQRIRDRFFTGHREAEFMCVCDISKENKEVIQELNNCQVTVAHINATAKNAADDKLRQSLRRFADTHTAPATVVLVSTDVNFASELSDLRHRHGFQVVLVHKNQASEALLQHAHRHVAFEEFVSDLPPRMPIKTQPSFTLLYVYNLPTNRDGKSISNRLRRLSDNCGGKVLSISAGGAVLRFSSQDAAERARKRMENEDVFGNRITVSFSARAREGTVGDMTKLPPASSFLPPSTSSSSSSSFSSIPSSLAMEKPRSPKRTGRTLRLCQSSREPASEQPCSPRKRVYAVNGSAVKNVQVKSLQELCKMEAKPKMSYQLEKKTRNDTPSPPSNGETTYVPTTSCKSASMGESSFRGRRKECVTPRSGTDSPVEKTERSLGEFQVSTPSAFSKLSLQRALSPLVLSQGSWSSRSGSPCLSNRSSPLTAPTRSPCPDAPPDPFSNGADIQVANVDYRMSRKELQQILHDTFSKHGQVKSVELSPHTDYQLRATVQMGTLQQAITAVSGLHRYKVGGKRIHVSLVTGTNNKSLTLLSTEIVSILQDAPACCLPLFKFTEIYEKKFGHKLAVCDLYKLTDVVSVRDQANSKMLCLLHSSQTRQSPLGSSQSQEGSSSCSPVVFEELEYHEPVCKRHYTNPNFSESDFDPDSYKIPFVMLSLKVFAAQVHSLLQTHEGMVPLLSFPECYASEFSPLELSEEGEAKGAIPLEHLITCIPGINVVTAQNGIKVIKWIHNNPPPPNADPWVQRCKSPVGNPQLIQFSREVIDLMKNQPCCLMPISKFIPSYHHHFAKQCRVSDYGYSKLLELLEAVPHVLQILGMGSKRLLTLTHRAQVKRFTQDLLKLLKFQVSKLVVIREFMQAYHWCFSRDWDVTEYGVCELMDLLAEIPDTTICVTQQEEDLVISIPKRERTPEEIERTKQFAKEVVDLMRHQPHFRMVFNKFIPSYHHHFGRQCKLTYYGFTKLIELFEAIPDVLLVLECGEEKILTLTEVEKVKALAAQFVKLLRYQKDNSLPVNELLTEYSKYFGYGLKLQDFDVSSVPALLQKLCHVVKVVDTLAGREVQLINRKSLRSLTTQLLVLLMSLPDTEDSLGVEELSKQYEATHSAPLNPCEYGFVSLGELLKSLPYLVELFESEDSEGEDRVRLTRLYQFARSVRALLHTYHYQQIFLTEFPSTFSKYTGVVLQPRSYGYSTVDELLGAIPQVVWIKGHGHKKIIVLKNDMKVRASPLPPPAESPQPDSESQYGTEERDRISTDGTQAGAHSPGSSTSEAELLCLSSGSPVDLLCGPVPSCLPSPQLRPDPVTLEHADLIQFEEQPLQDTEHNETKAAAAAAGSADPRNVSDPTEPSSPPGPKDFSCPPVRAAQPSPVEVSNSRHKLPQAPRVTTSLTDSPNKRASRNKVKLAANFSCSPVTRL from the exons ATGATGGAAGGTATGGGAAAGGAGAGCTCCTTTTGTAGTTCTAGACCCTTCCAATGGCTCAACCACACAGAGAATGAAGCCCCCTCCAGGCTTTGGAAACTCTCCGACTGCTTTTCTTCTTTTGAACAGACCGCCCCTTGCACAGAGAAACAG AAAGATTACATGGAAAACAGAAAGCCCGTGTTGGAGCTGAAGGAtgtccctccccctccacacCATGCTGGCCCAAAGCCCTTTCCCGCTGCGCCCCTTCCCAACCCCCCTCCATGCTTCCAACCACAAACGCACGAGCACGCCCAGAAGCCGGGACAGACGGATGTCCCCAATGTAAGCATGTGCCCATGCTGTGAGGGGAACCTGCAGATCCATCACGGCGGTGCAGCTCAGCCCAGCAGAGGTTTCGGGGGTGATGGgagtagtagtggtggtggtggcgtTTCTTTACACATCCCCAAGTCCCTGGAGGCCCCAAACGGCACAATCACCTGCCAGGTGGGCTCTGCCCTTCACCCTCCCCTCCCCGCCCTGGCCAACTCCTACTCTCAGCTCCACAGGGTGGGCGGCTGCGAGCTCCAGCTCTCGTCTGTGGCCGCCTCTCAGCCGCTGGGGTCTCACCAACACTTGCCGTGTTGTGCCGGACTCCTCAGGCAGCTCCATCCTTTCCCTACCATGGCCACTGCCTTTAGCCAGTCCAAACTCCTCTCCACTGGCTCCTCGGCCTCTGCCCCTCTACATGGTGGGTGCCTGGCTTCGTCCGGGTACTACCCCTTCGGAGTGGACTTCAGCCCTGGAGCCAGAGGAGATCAGCGCTACACACAGCGGGTCGATCTCTCTGCTGCACCCCACCTTTACACCAATTCTATGCACCTGAATGTAGACCACAGGGTTTGTCTCAAGGGCACTCACTTCTGCAGGGAATGTTTGAGAAAG CCTGCCAGAGCTGTTGTCCCAGAAACGGCAAAAGTCTGGCCCAATATCCCCCCACCGTCAACCCAGTCTGCTCCTGTGCCCATCCCAATGTGCAACGGCTGTGGGGTGTCTGGAAGTACTGCGGATGGCATGTTGCTACTGGGAACTAGCCTGGGCAAATCGGGCCAGAAATATG GCTCACCTGAAAGCGACAATCTGCCCCCCATCGGAGTGTTCTGGGACATCGAGAACTGTTCCGTTCCCAGTGGGCGTTCTGCGGTTGCCGTGGTGCAGAGGATCCGTGACCGCTTCTTCACGGGGCACCGCGAGGCCGAGTTCATGTGCGTGTGTGACATCAGCAAAGAAAACAAGGAGGTCATCCAGGAACTCAACAACTGCCAG GTGACCGTTGCCCACATCAACGCCACAGCCAAGAACGCCGCGGACGACAAGCTGAGGCAGAGCCTGCGGCGCTTCGCTGACACGCACACGGCCCCAGCCACCGTCGTGCTGGTCTCGA CTGATGTGAACTTTGCCAGTGAGCTCAGTGATCTGCGCCACCGACACGGCTTCCAGGTCGTCCTCGTGCACAAGAATCAAGCCTCGGAGGCTCTGCTGCAACACGCACACCGTCACGTGGCCTTCGAGGAGTTCGTCTCCGACCTGCCGCCCAGAATGCCAATAAAAACGCAG CCCTCTTTCACCCTGCTATATGTCTACAACCTCCCAACCAACCGGGATGGCAAGAGCATCAGCAACAGGCTGCGGCGCCTCTCGGATAACTGTGGCGGCAAGGTGCTGAGCATCTCCGCGGGTGGCGCCGTGCTGCGCTTCAGCAGCCAGGACGCAGCAGAGCGGGCCCGCAAGCGCATGGAGAACGAGGACGTCTTTGGCAACAGAATCACCGTGTCTTTCTCCGCCCGGGCCAGAGAGGGGACGGTGGGGGACATGACTAAGCTTCCTCCCGCCTCCTCCTTCCTCCCCCCTTCCACCTcttcctcgtcctcgtcctcaTTTTCCTCCATCCCCTCCTCTCTGGCCATGGAGAAACCTCGGTCCCCTAAGCGCACCGGACGCACTCTGCGGCTGTGCCAGAGCAGCCGAGAGCCGGCCTCTGAGCAGCCTTGCAGTCCCAGGAAGCGGGTCTATGCTGTCAACGGCTCTGCAGTGAAGAATGTTCAGGTCAAAAGCCTGCAG GAACTCTGCAAGATGGAAGCAAAACCTAAGATGAGTTACCAGCTCGAAAAGAAAACCCGGAATGATACCCCTTCCCCTCCGAGTAATGGGGAGACGACTTATGTTCCCACAACATCCTGTAAGAGTGCCAGTATGGGGGAGTCTTCATTCCGGGGCAGGAG GAAAGAGTGTGTGACTCCCCGTAGTGGGACAGACTCACCCGTAGAGAAGACGGAGAGGTCGCTTGGGGAGTTCCAGGTCAGCACCCCCTCGGCCTTCAGCAAGCTGTCCCTGCAGAGAGCCCTGAGCCCCCTGGTACTCTCCCAGGGCTCTTGGTCCTCACG GAGTGGTTCCCCCTGCCTGTCCAACCGCTCCTCCCCCCTGACGGCACCAACCCGCAGCCCCTGTCCAGACGCCCCCCCGGACCCCTTCTCTAATGGTGCGGACATTCAGGTGGCCAATGTGGATTATAGGATGTCCCGAAAGGAGCTGCAGCAGATCCTGCACGACACTTTCTCCAAACATGGCCAG GTTAAAAGTGTGGAGCTGAGCCCCCACACCGACTACCAGCTCCGTGCCACCGTGCAGATGGGCACCCTGCAGCAGGCGATCACCGCGGTCAGTGGGCTGCACCGCTACAAGGTTGGCGGCAAGCGCATCCACGTCTCCCTGGTGACTGGCACCAACAACAAGTCCCTCACCCTGCTCAG CACAGAAATAGTCAGTATTCTTCAGGATGCTCCCGCCTGCTGCCTGCCTTTGTTCAAGTTCACAGAAATCTATGAGAAAAA GTTTGGTCACAAGCTGGCTGTGTGCGACCTGTACAAGCTGACGGACGTGGTGTCGGTGCGTGACCAGGCCAACAGCAAGATGTTGTGCCTGCTCCACAGCAGCCAGACCCGGCAGAGTCCCCTGGGCTCCTCGCAGTCTCAGGAAGGCTCGTCCAGCTGCAGCCCAGTGGTGTTTGAAGAGTTGGAATATCATGAGCCCGTCTGCAAACGCCACTACACCAACCCCAACTTCAG CGAGTCTGACTTTGACCCGGACTCCTATAAGATCCCATTCGTGATGCTGTCTCTGAAGGTGTTCGCGGCCCAGGTGCACAGTCTGCTGCAAACCCACGAGGGCATGGTGCCTCTTCTCAG TTTCCCAGAGTGCTATGCCTCAGAGTTCAGCCCGTTGGAGCTTTCAGAGGAGGGGGAGGCCAAGGGTGCGATCCCACTGGAGCACCTAATCACCTGCATCCCAGGGATCAACGTTGTGACTGCGCAAAACGGCATCAAGGTCATCAAGTGGATCCACAACAACCCACCCCCGCCCAATGCAG ACCCCTGGGTGCAGCGCTGCAAGAGCCCTGTTGGGAACCCACAGCTGATCCAGTTCAGCCGGGAGGTGATTGACCTGATGAAGAACCAGCCCTGCTGCCTAATGCCCATCAGCAAGTTCATCCCATCCTACCACCACCACTTTGCCAAGCAGTGCCGTGTCTCAGACTACGGGTACTCCAAGCTCCTGGAGCTGCTGGAGGCTGTGCCCCATGTGCTGCAG ATCCTGGGCATGGGCTCCAAGCGCCTCCTCACCCTGACCCACCGGGCTCAAGTGAAGCGCTTCACCCAGGACCTCCTCAAGCTGCTCAAGTTCCAGGTCAGCAAGCTGGTTGTCATCCGGGAATTCATGCAGGCCTACCACTG gtgtTTCTCCAGGGACTGGGACGTGACCGAGTACGGTGTATGTGAGCTGATGGATTTGCTGGCAGAAATCCCAGACACTACAATCTGTGTCACTCAGCAAGAGGAAGACCTGGTCATCTCCATTCCCAAAAGAG AGCGCACCCCTGAGGAGATCGAGAGGACCAAGCAGTTTGCCAAGGAGGTCGTGGATCTTATGCGCCACCAGCCCCACTTCCGCATGGTCTTCAACAAGTTCATCCCTTCCTATCACCACCACTTTGGCCGGCAGTGCAAGCTCACCTACTACGGCTTCACCAAGCTGATCGAGCTCTTTGAGGCTATTCCTGATGTCCTGCTG GTGCTGGAGTGCGGGGAGGAGAAGATACTGACTCTGACCGAGGTGGAGAAGGTGAAAGCACTGGCTGCCCAGTTTGTGAAGCTGCTGCGATACCAGAAGGACAACAGCCTGCCCGTGAATGAGCTGCTGACCGAGTACAGCAAGTACTTCGGCTACGGCCTGAAGCTGCAGGACTTCGACGTCAGCTCGGTGCCAGCTCTGCTGCAGAAACTGTGCCATGTGGTCAAG GTTGTGGACACTCTGGCCGGCCGGGAGGTGCAGCTGATCAACAGGAAGTCCCTGCGCTCCCTCACCACCCAGCTGTTGGTCCTGCTCATGTCACTGCCGGACACGGAGGATTCCCTGGGTGTCGAGGAGCTGAGCAAGCAGTACGAGGCCACACACAGTGCCCCCCTCAACCCCTGCGAGTACGGCTTCGTGTCCCTCGGCGAGCTGCTCAAGAGCCTGCCCTACTTGGTGGAG TTGTTCGAGAGTGAGGACTCCGAGGGCGAGGACCGTGTGCGGCTCACACGGCTCTACCAGTTTGCGCGCAGCGTCAGAGCGCTGCTGCATACCTACCACTACCAGCAGATCTTCCTGACCGAATTCCCCAGCACCTTCAGCAAGTACACCGGGGTGGTCCTGCAGCCGCGCTCCTATGGCTACAGCACAGTGGACGAGCTGCTGGGGGCCATCCCTCAG GTAGTCTGGATTAAAGGTCACGGACACAAGAAAATTATTGTTCTCAAGAATGACATGAAAG TGCGAGCCAGCCCCCTCCCGCCCCCTGCAGAGAGCCCGCAGCCTGACAGCGAAAGCCAGTATGGGACAGAAGAGCGCGATAGAATCTCGACAGACGGCACGCAGGCTGGAGCACACAGCCCCG gcTCCAGCACCAGTGAGGCGGAGCTATTGTGTCTGAGTTCAGGGTCCCCCGTCGACCTCCTGTGTGGCCCCGTGCCATCCTGCCTCCCCTCCCCACAGCTCCGCCCTGACCCCGTCACTCTGGAGCACGCTGACCTCATCCAGTTCGAAGAGCAGCCCCTGCAGGATACCG AGCATAACGAGACCAAAGCAGCAGCCGCAGCAGCAGGCTCCGCCGACCCAAGAAACGTCTCTGACCCCACCGAGCCTTCCAGTCCCCCTGGCCCGAAAGACTTCTCCTGCCCTCCAGTCAGGGCAGCCCAGCCATCCCCTGTCGAGGTGTCGAACTCCAGACACAAGCTCCCGCAGGCCCCCCGTGTGACAACCTCCTTGACTGACAGTCCAAACAAGAGGGCGTCTCGCAACAAAGTGAAGCTGGCAGCTAATTTTTCCTGTTCACCAGTAACACGGCTTTAA